From the genome of Canis lupus baileyi chromosome 32, mCanLup2.hap1, whole genome shotgun sequence, one region includes:
- the TMCO5A gene encoding transmembrane and coiled-coil domain-containing protein 5A isoform X1 — translation MTLCKVLRFYWMVPVESLDSSEANRLGQNQEDHTSEGRESTMEEHKDKQLDYESEKVEILRLVQSKRNINSLNTDLERDMQRIDEANQELLLKIHEKENEIQRLESEITQTRDLAEDEEWEKENCIAMEREKALQELEEETARLDRKNETLVHSIEELQRKLTRKSHKATKCEQDNPKGSPEESKAKLQQLEASCAVQEKELAKVMEDYAFVAQLCEDQALCIKKYQETLRKIEEELEIRFLEREVSKVLSMNSARRESNSQNNKDHSLQKKGTWFCKRIFQYVFFTTLFFIRLLGYLFFHISFINPDLLINILPKILSRGILWKLRCFLFPSLTLETEDMLPH, via the exons ATGACGCTATGCAAAGTTCTGAGATTCTATTGGATGGTTCCAGTGGAAAGTTTAGACTCTTCAGAAGCTAACAGACTAGGGCAGAATCAAGAAGACCATACATCAGAAGGGAG GGAATCTACCATGGAAGAACACAAGGACAAGCAGCTAGATTATGA GTCAGAAAAAGTGGAAATCTTAAGATTGGTCCAGTCAAAGAGGAACATTAACAGTTTGAACACGGATCTTGAAAGGGATATGCAGAGAATAGATGAAGCAAATCAGGAACTTCTTCTCAAAATCCacgagaaagaaaatgagattcaGAG GCTGGAAAGTGAGATCACTCAGACCAGAGACTTGGCTGAAGATgaggagtgggagaaggagaactGCATCGCAATGGAGAGGGAAAAAGCCTTGCAGGAGCTGGAAGAAGAAACAGCTAGACTT GATAGGAAGAATGAAACTCTGGTCCACAGTATAGAAGAACTTCAAAGAAAG CTTACAAGGAAATCACATAAGGCAACCAAGTGTGAACAAGACAATCCAAAGGGATCCCCAGAAGAGTCAAAG GCTAAATTACAACAGCTGGAGGCTTCCTGTGCAGTCCAAGAGAAAGAACTAGCCAAG GTCATGGAAGACTATGCATTTGTGGCCCAGCTCTGTGAAGATCAGGCCCTCTGCATAAAG AAGTACCAGGAAACTTTgaggaaaatagaagaagaaCTAGAGATTCGGTTCCTTGAAAGAGAAGT ATCAAAAGTCTTGAGCATGAATTCTGCAAGAAGAGAGTCTAACAGCCAAAATAATAAA GATCATTCTCTCCAAAAGAAGGGAACATGGTTCTGTAAAAG GATTTTTCAATACGTCTTTTTCACCACCCTATTTTTCATCAGACTGCTGGGCTACTTGTTTTTCCATATAAGTTTTATAAATCCAGATCTCCTTATCAACATACTGCCCAAGATCTTGAGCAGGGGCATCCTGTGGAAGCTAAGATGCTTCCTCTTTCCATCTCTGACACTTGAGACAGAGGACATGTTACCCCACTGA
- the TMCO5A gene encoding transmembrane and coiled-coil domain-containing protein 5A isoform X4 produces the protein MTLCKVLRFYWMVPVESLDSSEANRLGQNQEDHTSEGRESTMEEHKDKQLDYESEKVEILRLVQSKRNINSLNTDLERDMQRIDEANQELLLKIHEKENEIQRLESEITQTRDLAEDEEWEKENCIAMEREKALQELEEETARLDRKNETLVHSIEELQRKLTRKSHKATKCEQDNPKGSPEESKAKLQQLEASCAVQEKELAKVMEDYAFVAQLCEDQALCIKKYQETLRKIEEELEIRFLEREVSKVLSMNSARRESNSQNNKDHSLQKKGTWFCKRAARNMAADYRNEPERDQKRESE, from the exons ATGACGCTATGCAAAGTTCTGAGATTCTATTGGATGGTTCCAGTGGAAAGTTTAGACTCTTCAGAAGCTAACAGACTAGGGCAGAATCAAGAAGACCATACATCAGAAGGGAG GGAATCTACCATGGAAGAACACAAGGACAAGCAGCTAGATTATGA GTCAGAAAAAGTGGAAATCTTAAGATTGGTCCAGTCAAAGAGGAACATTAACAGTTTGAACACGGATCTTGAAAGGGATATGCAGAGAATAGATGAAGCAAATCAGGAACTTCTTCTCAAAATCCacgagaaagaaaatgagattcaGAG GCTGGAAAGTGAGATCACTCAGACCAGAGACTTGGCTGAAGATgaggagtgggagaaggagaactGCATCGCAATGGAGAGGGAAAAAGCCTTGCAGGAGCTGGAAGAAGAAACAGCTAGACTT GATAGGAAGAATGAAACTCTGGTCCACAGTATAGAAGAACTTCAAAGAAAG CTTACAAGGAAATCACATAAGGCAACCAAGTGTGAACAAGACAATCCAAAGGGATCCCCAGAAGAGTCAAAG GCTAAATTACAACAGCTGGAGGCTTCCTGTGCAGTCCAAGAGAAAGAACTAGCCAAG GTCATGGAAGACTATGCATTTGTGGCCCAGCTCTGTGAAGATCAGGCCCTCTGCATAAAG AAGTACCAGGAAACTTTgaggaaaatagaagaagaaCTAGAGATTCGGTTCCTTGAAAGAGAAGT ATCAAAAGTCTTGAGCATGAATTCTGCAAGAAGAGAGTCTAACAGCCAAAATAATAAA GATCATTCTCTCCAAAAGAAGGGAACATGGTTCTGTAAAAG
- the TMCO5A gene encoding transmembrane and coiled-coil domain-containing protein 5A isoform X5, whose translation MQSHIQGPRSEKVEILRLVQSKRNINSLNTDLERDMQRIDEANQELLLKIHEKENEIQRLESEITQTRDLAEDEEWEKENCIAMEREKALQELEEETARLDRKNETLVHSIEELQRKLTRKSHKATKCEQDNPKGSPEESKAKLQQLEASCAVQEKELAKVMEDYAFVAQLCEDQALCIKKYQETLRKIEEELEIRFLEREVSKVLSMNSARRESNSQNNKDHSLQKKGTWFCKRIFQYVFFTTLFFIRLLGYLFFHISFINPDLLINILPKILSRGILWKLRCFLFPSLTLETEDMLPH comes from the exons ATGCAAAGCCACATCCAAGGACCAAG GTCAGAAAAAGTGGAAATCTTAAGATTGGTCCAGTCAAAGAGGAACATTAACAGTTTGAACACGGATCTTGAAAGGGATATGCAGAGAATAGATGAAGCAAATCAGGAACTTCTTCTCAAAATCCacgagaaagaaaatgagattcaGAG GCTGGAAAGTGAGATCACTCAGACCAGAGACTTGGCTGAAGATgaggagtgggagaaggagaactGCATCGCAATGGAGAGGGAAAAAGCCTTGCAGGAGCTGGAAGAAGAAACAGCTAGACTT GATAGGAAGAATGAAACTCTGGTCCACAGTATAGAAGAACTTCAAAGAAAG CTTACAAGGAAATCACATAAGGCAACCAAGTGTGAACAAGACAATCCAAAGGGATCCCCAGAAGAGTCAAAG GCTAAATTACAACAGCTGGAGGCTTCCTGTGCAGTCCAAGAGAAAGAACTAGCCAAG GTCATGGAAGACTATGCATTTGTGGCCCAGCTCTGTGAAGATCAGGCCCTCTGCATAAAG AAGTACCAGGAAACTTTgaggaaaatagaagaagaaCTAGAGATTCGGTTCCTTGAAAGAGAAGT ATCAAAAGTCTTGAGCATGAATTCTGCAAGAAGAGAGTCTAACAGCCAAAATAATAAA GATCATTCTCTCCAAAAGAAGGGAACATGGTTCTGTAAAAG GATTTTTCAATACGTCTTTTTCACCACCCTATTTTTCATCAGACTGCTGGGCTACTTGTTTTTCCATATAAGTTTTATAAATCCAGATCTCCTTATCAACATACTGCCCAAGATCTTGAGCAGGGGCATCCTGTGGAAGCTAAGATGCTTCCTCTTTCCATCTCTGACACTTGAGACAGAGGACATGTTACCCCACTGA
- the TMCO5A gene encoding transmembrane and coiled-coil domain-containing protein 5A isoform X2 yields the protein MYTFSKDFVLVNHLSIPANRIYIEFSSIILLSSLESTMEEHKDKQLDYESEKVEILRLVQSKRNINSLNTDLERDMQRIDEANQELLLKIHEKENEIQRLESEITQTRDLAEDEEWEKENCIAMEREKALQELEEETARLDRKNETLVHSIEELQRKLTRKSHKATKCEQDNPKGSPEESKAKLQQLEASCAVQEKELAKVMEDYAFVAQLCEDQALCIKKYQETLRKIEEELEIRFLEREVSKVLSMNSARRESNSQNNKDHSLQKKGTWFCKRIFQYVFFTTLFFIRLLGYLFFHISFINPDLLINILPKILSRGILWKLRCFLFPSLTLETEDMLPH from the exons ATGTACACATTTTCAAAGGATTTTGTGTTGGTGAATCATCTTAGTATACCTGCCAACAGGATTTATATTGAATTTTCCAGCATTATCCTTCTCTCTTCACT GGAATCTACCATGGAAGAACACAAGGACAAGCAGCTAGATTATGA GTCAGAAAAAGTGGAAATCTTAAGATTGGTCCAGTCAAAGAGGAACATTAACAGTTTGAACACGGATCTTGAAAGGGATATGCAGAGAATAGATGAAGCAAATCAGGAACTTCTTCTCAAAATCCacgagaaagaaaatgagattcaGAG GCTGGAAAGTGAGATCACTCAGACCAGAGACTTGGCTGAAGATgaggagtgggagaaggagaactGCATCGCAATGGAGAGGGAAAAAGCCTTGCAGGAGCTGGAAGAAGAAACAGCTAGACTT GATAGGAAGAATGAAACTCTGGTCCACAGTATAGAAGAACTTCAAAGAAAG CTTACAAGGAAATCACATAAGGCAACCAAGTGTGAACAAGACAATCCAAAGGGATCCCCAGAAGAGTCAAAG GCTAAATTACAACAGCTGGAGGCTTCCTGTGCAGTCCAAGAGAAAGAACTAGCCAAG GTCATGGAAGACTATGCATTTGTGGCCCAGCTCTGTGAAGATCAGGCCCTCTGCATAAAG AAGTACCAGGAAACTTTgaggaaaatagaagaagaaCTAGAGATTCGGTTCCTTGAAAGAGAAGT ATCAAAAGTCTTGAGCATGAATTCTGCAAGAAGAGAGTCTAACAGCCAAAATAATAAA GATCATTCTCTCCAAAAGAAGGGAACATGGTTCTGTAAAAG GATTTTTCAATACGTCTTTTTCACCACCCTATTTTTCATCAGACTGCTGGGCTACTTGTTTTTCCATATAAGTTTTATAAATCCAGATCTCCTTATCAACATACTGCCCAAGATCTTGAGCAGGGGCATCCTGTGGAAGCTAAGATGCTTCCTCTTTCCATCTCTGACACTTGAGACAGAGGACATGTTACCCCACTGA
- the TMCO5A gene encoding transmembrane and coiled-coil domain-containing protein 5A isoform X8, giving the protein MTLCKVLRFYWMVPVESLDSSEANRLGQNQEDHTSEGRESTMEEHKDKQLDYESEKVEILRLVQSKRNINSLNTDLERDMQRIDEANQELLLKIHEKENEIQRLESEITQTRDLAEDEEWEKENCIAMEREKALQELEEETARLDRKNETLVHSIEELQRKLTRKSHKATKCEQDNPKGSPEESKAKLQQLEASCAVQEKELAKVMEDYAFVAQLCEDQALCIKKYQETLRKIEEELEIRFLEREVSKVLSMNSARRESNSQNNKDHSLQKKGTWFCKRFIDQSHV; this is encoded by the exons ATGACGCTATGCAAAGTTCTGAGATTCTATTGGATGGTTCCAGTGGAAAGTTTAGACTCTTCAGAAGCTAACAGACTAGGGCAGAATCAAGAAGACCATACATCAGAAGGGAG GGAATCTACCATGGAAGAACACAAGGACAAGCAGCTAGATTATGA GTCAGAAAAAGTGGAAATCTTAAGATTGGTCCAGTCAAAGAGGAACATTAACAGTTTGAACACGGATCTTGAAAGGGATATGCAGAGAATAGATGAAGCAAATCAGGAACTTCTTCTCAAAATCCacgagaaagaaaatgagattcaGAG GCTGGAAAGTGAGATCACTCAGACCAGAGACTTGGCTGAAGATgaggagtgggagaaggagaactGCATCGCAATGGAGAGGGAAAAAGCCTTGCAGGAGCTGGAAGAAGAAACAGCTAGACTT GATAGGAAGAATGAAACTCTGGTCCACAGTATAGAAGAACTTCAAAGAAAG CTTACAAGGAAATCACATAAGGCAACCAAGTGTGAACAAGACAATCCAAAGGGATCCCCAGAAGAGTCAAAG GCTAAATTACAACAGCTGGAGGCTTCCTGTGCAGTCCAAGAGAAAGAACTAGCCAAG GTCATGGAAGACTATGCATTTGTGGCCCAGCTCTGTGAAGATCAGGCCCTCTGCATAAAG AAGTACCAGGAAACTTTgaggaaaatagaagaagaaCTAGAGATTCGGTTCCTTGAAAGAGAAGT ATCAAAAGTCTTGAGCATGAATTCTGCAAGAAGAGAGTCTAACAGCCAAAATAATAAA GATCATTCTCTCCAAAAGAAGGGAACATGGTTCTGTAAAAG
- the TMCO5A gene encoding transmembrane and coiled-coil domain-containing protein 5A isoform X6, producing the protein MIYRSEKVEILRLVQSKRNINSLNTDLERDMQRIDEANQELLLKIHEKENEIQRLESEITQTRDLAEDEEWEKENCIAMEREKALQELEEETARLDRKNETLVHSIEELQRKLTRKSHKATKCEQDNPKGSPEESKAKLQQLEASCAVQEKELAKVMEDYAFVAQLCEDQALCIKKYQETLRKIEEELEIRFLEREVSKVLSMNSARRESNSQNNKDHSLQKKGTWFCKRIFQYVFFTTLFFIRLLGYLFFHISFINPDLLINILPKILSRGILWKLRCFLFPSLTLETEDMLPH; encoded by the exons ATGA TCTATAGGTCAGAAAAAGTGGAAATCTTAAGATTGGTCCAGTCAAAGAGGAACATTAACAGTTTGAACACGGATCTTGAAAGGGATATGCAGAGAATAGATGAAGCAAATCAGGAACTTCTTCTCAAAATCCacgagaaagaaaatgagattcaGAG GCTGGAAAGTGAGATCACTCAGACCAGAGACTTGGCTGAAGATgaggagtgggagaaggagaactGCATCGCAATGGAGAGGGAAAAAGCCTTGCAGGAGCTGGAAGAAGAAACAGCTAGACTT GATAGGAAGAATGAAACTCTGGTCCACAGTATAGAAGAACTTCAAAGAAAG CTTACAAGGAAATCACATAAGGCAACCAAGTGTGAACAAGACAATCCAAAGGGATCCCCAGAAGAGTCAAAG GCTAAATTACAACAGCTGGAGGCTTCCTGTGCAGTCCAAGAGAAAGAACTAGCCAAG GTCATGGAAGACTATGCATTTGTGGCCCAGCTCTGTGAAGATCAGGCCCTCTGCATAAAG AAGTACCAGGAAACTTTgaggaaaatagaagaagaaCTAGAGATTCGGTTCCTTGAAAGAGAAGT ATCAAAAGTCTTGAGCATGAATTCTGCAAGAAGAGAGTCTAACAGCCAAAATAATAAA GATCATTCTCTCCAAAAGAAGGGAACATGGTTCTGTAAAAG GATTTTTCAATACGTCTTTTTCACCACCCTATTTTTCATCAGACTGCTGGGCTACTTGTTTTTCCATATAAGTTTTATAAATCCAGATCTCCTTATCAACATACTGCCCAAGATCTTGAGCAGGGGCATCCTGTGGAAGCTAAGATGCTTCCTCTTTCCATCTCTGACACTTGAGACAGAGGACATGTTACCCCACTGA
- the TMCO5A gene encoding transmembrane and coiled-coil domain-containing protein 5A isoform X7, which translates to MTLCKVLRFYWMVPVESLDSSEANRLGQNQEDHTSEGRESTMEEHKDKQLDYESEKVEILRLVQSKRNINSLNTDLERDMQRIDEANQELLLKIHEKENEIQRLESEITQTRDLAEDEEWEKENCIAMEREKALQELEEETARLDRKNETLVHSIEELQRKLTRKSHKATKCEQDNPKGSPEESKAKLQQLEASCAVQEKELAKVMEDYAFVAQLCEDQALCIKKYQETLRKIEEELEIRFLEREVSKVLSMNSARRESNSQNNKDHSLQKKGTWFCKSPNEQEYAFI; encoded by the exons ATGACGCTATGCAAAGTTCTGAGATTCTATTGGATGGTTCCAGTGGAAAGTTTAGACTCTTCAGAAGCTAACAGACTAGGGCAGAATCAAGAAGACCATACATCAGAAGGGAG GGAATCTACCATGGAAGAACACAAGGACAAGCAGCTAGATTATGA GTCAGAAAAAGTGGAAATCTTAAGATTGGTCCAGTCAAAGAGGAACATTAACAGTTTGAACACGGATCTTGAAAGGGATATGCAGAGAATAGATGAAGCAAATCAGGAACTTCTTCTCAAAATCCacgagaaagaaaatgagattcaGAG GCTGGAAAGTGAGATCACTCAGACCAGAGACTTGGCTGAAGATgaggagtgggagaaggagaactGCATCGCAATGGAGAGGGAAAAAGCCTTGCAGGAGCTGGAAGAAGAAACAGCTAGACTT GATAGGAAGAATGAAACTCTGGTCCACAGTATAGAAGAACTTCAAAGAAAG CTTACAAGGAAATCACATAAGGCAACCAAGTGTGAACAAGACAATCCAAAGGGATCCCCAGAAGAGTCAAAG GCTAAATTACAACAGCTGGAGGCTTCCTGTGCAGTCCAAGAGAAAGAACTAGCCAAG GTCATGGAAGACTATGCATTTGTGGCCCAGCTCTGTGAAGATCAGGCCCTCTGCATAAAG AAGTACCAGGAAACTTTgaggaaaatagaagaagaaCTAGAGATTCGGTTCCTTGAAAGAGAAGT ATCAAAAGTCTTGAGCATGAATTCTGCAAGAAGAGAGTCTAACAGCCAAAATAATAAA GATCATTCTCTCCAAAAGAAGGGAACATGGTTCTGTAAAAG
- the TMCO5A gene encoding transmembrane and coiled-coil domain-containing protein 5A isoform X3: protein MEEHKDKQLDYESEKVEILRLVQSKRNINSLNTDLERDMQRIDEANQELLLKIHEKENEIQRLESEITQTRDLAEDEEWEKENCIAMEREKALQELEEETARLDRKNETLVHSIEELQRKLTRKSHKATKCEQDNPKGSPEESKAKLQQLEASCAVQEKELAKVMEDYAFVAQLCEDQALCIKKYQETLRKIEEELEIRFLEREVSKVLSMNSARRESNSQNNKDHSLQKKGTWFCKRIFQYVFFTTLFFIRLLGYLFFHISFINPDLLINILPKILSRGILWKLRCFLFPSLTLETEDMLPH, encoded by the exons ATGGAAGAACACAAGGACAAGCAGCTAGATTATGA GTCAGAAAAAGTGGAAATCTTAAGATTGGTCCAGTCAAAGAGGAACATTAACAGTTTGAACACGGATCTTGAAAGGGATATGCAGAGAATAGATGAAGCAAATCAGGAACTTCTTCTCAAAATCCacgagaaagaaaatgagattcaGAG GCTGGAAAGTGAGATCACTCAGACCAGAGACTTGGCTGAAGATgaggagtgggagaaggagaactGCATCGCAATGGAGAGGGAAAAAGCCTTGCAGGAGCTGGAAGAAGAAACAGCTAGACTT GATAGGAAGAATGAAACTCTGGTCCACAGTATAGAAGAACTTCAAAGAAAG CTTACAAGGAAATCACATAAGGCAACCAAGTGTGAACAAGACAATCCAAAGGGATCCCCAGAAGAGTCAAAG GCTAAATTACAACAGCTGGAGGCTTCCTGTGCAGTCCAAGAGAAAGAACTAGCCAAG GTCATGGAAGACTATGCATTTGTGGCCCAGCTCTGTGAAGATCAGGCCCTCTGCATAAAG AAGTACCAGGAAACTTTgaggaaaatagaagaagaaCTAGAGATTCGGTTCCTTGAAAGAGAAGT ATCAAAAGTCTTGAGCATGAATTCTGCAAGAAGAGAGTCTAACAGCCAAAATAATAAA GATCATTCTCTCCAAAAGAAGGGAACATGGTTCTGTAAAAG GATTTTTCAATACGTCTTTTTCACCACCCTATTTTTCATCAGACTGCTGGGCTACTTGTTTTTCCATATAAGTTTTATAAATCCAGATCTCCTTATCAACATACTGCCCAAGATCTTGAGCAGGGGCATCCTGTGGAAGCTAAGATGCTTCCTCTTTCCATCTCTGACACTTGAGACAGAGGACATGTTACCCCACTGA